One genomic window of Quercus lobata isolate SW786 chromosome 9, ValleyOak3.0 Primary Assembly, whole genome shotgun sequence includes the following:
- the LOC115960861 gene encoding uncharacterized protein LOC115960861: MDPQNPNPLKIHIVSSTDSPEFTHLTQSLTRSSIVALDAEWKPIRTPQSSFPTVALLQLACQLGPRLTPDSDESTESLDSVTFLLDLLSIPLPSIWEILRDVFVSPDILKLGFRFKQDLVYLSSTFCAQGCDPGFDRVEPFLDITSAYNHLQHKQHVKKKPKQTKSLANICEEVLGFSLSKELQCSDWSRRPLTEEQKTYAAMDAHCLLEIFNIFQAKVVKEGNYFHNINKPAPPDVNLGLKEVLEKDDINSKILRIKFSEALDIVRATTSDFPQRIVTVGGMRSMCTMPIDESLLKVVKKYGEKIMLKESDKKPKVSKKKGKRRSPVAENCKENRLENLDGWRGPPPWDLSLGSDGCPKFLCDVMVEGLAKHLRCVGIDAAIPYLKRPESRELIEQALKEKRVLLTRDAKLLRHEYLLKNQIYRVKSLLKNEQLREVIETFQLKISEDQLMSRCSKCNGRFIQKPLSTEEAVEAAKGFQRIPNCLFNKNIEFWQCMDCHQLYWEGTQYHNAVQKFIDVCKLNE; encoded by the exons ATggatccccaaaacccaaatcccCTCAAAATCCACATCGTCTCCTCCACCGACTCGCCCGAGTTCACTCACCTAACTCAGTCTCTGACTCGCTCCTCAATCGTCGCCCTCGACGCCGAGTGGAAACCCATCCGCACCCCCCAATCCTCTTTCCCCACCGTCGCTCTTCTCCAACTCGCCTGCCAACTCGGCCCCCGACTCACCCCTGACTCGGACGAGTCAACCGAGTCACTTGACTCGGTGACTTTCCTTCTTGACCTGCTCTCAATTCCTCTGCCTTCAATCTGGGAAATTCTCAGGGATGTTTTTGTTTCCCCTGATATATTGAAACTGGGTTTTAGATTTAAGCAGGATTTGGTTTACTTGTCCTCCACTTTTTGTGCACAAGGCTGTGATCCTGGGTTTGACAGA GTTGAGCCCTTTTTGGATATTACAAGTGCATATAATCATCTGCAACATAAGCAGCATGTAAAGAAGAAACCAAAGCAAACTAAGAGCTTGGCAAACATCTGTGAAGAAGTGTTGGGCTTTTCTCTATCAAAG GAACTTCAATGTAGTGATTGGTCACGTCGTCCTCTTACAGAAGAGCAGAAAACATACGCAGCGATGGATGCACACTGTTTGCTCGAAATATTTAATATCTTTCAGGCAAAGGTTGTGAAAGAAG GgaattattttcataatatcaACAAACCAGCTCCCCCTGATGTGAATCTTGGGTTGAAAGAGGTTCTTGAGAAGGACgatataaatagtaaaattttaagGATCAAATTTAGTGAAGCTTTAGATATAGTCCGGGCTACAACTTCTGATTTTCCTCAAAGAATAGTTACAGTTGGGGGAATGAGGTCAATGTGCACCATGCCTATAGATGAATCTCTCTTGAAGGTTGTAAAAAAATATGGGGAAAAGATTATGTTGAAAGAGTCGGACAAAAAGCCTAAGGTTtccaaaaagaaaggaaagagacGGTCACCGGTGGCTGAGAATTGCAAAGAAAACCGATTAGAAAATTTGGATGGTTGGCGAGGCCCCCCACCATGGGATTTGTCCTTGGGGAGTGATGGATGCCCTAAATTTCTATGTGATGTGATG GTTGAAGGCTTGGCAAAACATTTACGGTGTGTTGGTATAGATGCTGCAATACCATATTTGAAAAGGCCTGAATCCAG GGAGTTAATAGAACAAGCACTCAAAGAGAAGAGAGTGCTCTTGACACGGGATGCTAAGCTGCTAAGACATGAGTATCTGTTAAAGAATCAAATATATAGGGTGAAGAGTCTTCTAAAAAATGAACAGCTACGTGAG GTCATTGAAACTTTCCAGTTGAAAATTAGTGAGGATCAGCTGATGTCAAGGTGCTCCAAATGCAATGGGAGGTTCATTCAAAAGCCCCTATCCACTGAAGAGGCTGTTGAAGCTGCAAAAGGTTTCCAAAGAATACCCAACTGCTTGTTTAACAAGAATATAGAGTTTTGGCAGTGCATGGACTGCCACCAGCTTTACTGGGAG GGAACCCAATATCACAATGCAGTCCAGAAGTTCATTGATGTATGCAAGTTGAACGAGTAA